The Dethiosulfovibrio salsuginis genome window below encodes:
- a CDS encoding HAL/PAL/TAL family ammonia-lyase: MITEEIKKISWRQAPSISKVVLGGPISIEEVVAVARHGAKVEFGEEYIDRVNRCRAHVDRFSKEEKAIYGITTGLGENWNRFISQEDREVVQRNHVLSHSCSVGEPLEEECVRAMMFVMLQHFGSGHTGMSMAPLKLLAGMLNAGVVPVVPGHGSVGYICYEAHIGSVLIGEGQAVYGGRRISGSEALKAARLDPVVLSTKEGLTIVSGTTSVTAIGALGLYDSLMIAQTADVAGAMSLEVLKGTLMAMDPRIQEVRPHRHQGDTASNVRRLLEDSEIERTYRGHRVQDALSLRCIPQLHGAAKKILTDGLETVSVELNSSVDNPLIFDTEDGGEALMGCNADGSYVGMACDCAIIALTGLAKMSERRLDRTVNHHVSELPAFLNANPGFNNGLMIPQYAAAGLLGEMKTLSHPSTVDNGFTCANQEDYTSMGANAAVKLYRGASLAKYILSVEILNACQAQDFYDIAPSPATKAVHDRVRQEVPKVEQDTFMSPLMEAIARMVKDGEILSAAESVTGPLEF, translated from the coding sequence CGAAGAGATAAAAAAAATAAGCTGGCGTCAGGCTCCCTCCATATCGAAGGTTGTATTAGGAGGGCCGATCTCCATCGAGGAAGTGGTGGCGGTGGCCCGTCACGGTGCAAAGGTGGAGTTCGGAGAGGAATATATAGATAGAGTGAACCGTTGCAGGGCCCACGTGGATCGTTTCTCCAAAGAGGAGAAAGCCATCTACGGCATAACCACAGGGCTGGGAGAGAACTGGAACAGGTTCATATCCCAGGAGGACAGGGAGGTAGTACAGAGAAACCACGTCCTTTCCCACTCCTGCTCGGTAGGAGAGCCTCTGGAGGAGGAGTGCGTCAGGGCCATGATGTTCGTCATGCTCCAGCACTTCGGATCGGGACACACCGGAATGAGCATGGCCCCCCTGAAGCTTTTGGCCGGAATGCTAAACGCCGGAGTCGTTCCGGTGGTGCCAGGGCACGGATCGGTCGGCTATATATGCTACGAGGCCCATATAGGCTCGGTCCTCATAGGAGAGGGACAGGCTGTGTACGGTGGGCGGAGGATAAGTGGATCGGAGGCCCTGAAGGCTGCGAGACTGGATCCGGTGGTGCTTTCCACCAAAGAAGGTCTGACCATAGTATCGGGGACCACCTCGGTGACCGCTATAGGGGCCCTTGGGCTATACGATTCCCTTATGATAGCCCAAACCGCCGACGTCGCGGGAGCCATGTCGCTGGAGGTCTTAAAGGGAACCCTGATGGCGATGGACCCAAGGATACAGGAGGTTCGGCCCCACAGACACCAGGGGGACACGGCCTCCAACGTCAGGCGACTCCTTGAGGACAGCGAAATCGAGAGGACCTATCGAGGACATCGGGTCCAGGACGCCCTGTCCCTTCGGTGTATCCCTCAGCTGCACGGTGCGGCGAAGAAGATACTAACCGATGGGCTTGAGACGGTGTCGGTTGAGCTTAACTCGTCGGTGGACAATCCCCTCATATTCGACACCGAAGACGGGGGCGAGGCCCTTATGGGATGCAACGCCGACGGGTCTTACGTGGGAATGGCCTGCGACTGCGCCATCATAGCCCTCACGGGCCTCGCCAAGATGTCCGAGAGGCGGCTGGACAGGACGGTGAACCACCACGTCAGCGAGCTTCCCGCCTTTTTGAACGCAAACCCCGGCTTCAACAACGGCCTGATGATCCCTCAGTACGCCGCCGCAGGGCTTTTAGGGGAGATGAAAACCTTAAGCCACCCTTCCACGGTGGACAACGGTTTCACCTGCGCCAACCAGGAGGACTATACCAGCATGGGAGCCAACGCGGCGGTCAAGCTCTACAGAGGGGCCTCTTTGGCGAAGTACATTCTCTCGGTGGAGATCCTGAACGCCTGTCAGGCCCAGGATTTTTACGACATAGCCCCATCCCCTGCCACTAAGGCGGTCCACGATAGGGTCAGACAGGAGGTTCCAAAGGTGGAGCAGGACACCTTTATGTCTCCCCTCATGGAGGCCATAGCGAGGATGGTGAAAGACGGCGAGATCCTCTCCGCCGCCGAGTCGGTGACAGGACCTCTGGAGTTTTAG
- a CDS encoding CGGC domain-containing protein, producing MSEIVRIGIFICNRYHTCAGGKCLRAMRNREGGFDRYEGKELQLVGYTTCDGCPGGNIEYAPGEMVKNGVDVIHFATGMIVGYPPCPRIDFFRRFIMEKYGIPVVTGTHPIPESYYTTHSALKTWESPMWKEIIAPVLTTEEMRLAYN from the coding sequence ATGTCCGAGATAGTTAGAATTGGCATCTTCATATGCAACAGGTATCACACCTGCGCCGGGGGAAAGTGTCTGAGGGCCATGAGAAACCGAGAGGGAGGTTTCGACAGATACGAGGGCAAGGAGCTCCAGCTGGTGGGTTACACCACCTGCGACGGCTGTCCCGGTGGAAACATCGAGTACGCCCCTGGGGAGATGGTGAAAAACGGGGTAGACGTCATTCACTTTGCGACTGGTATGATAGTGGGATATCCTCCCTGCCCTAGGATAGATTTCTTCCGCCGGTTCATAATGGAGAAATACGGCATACCGGTGGTCACAGGAACCCACCCTATCCCTGAAAGCTACTACACAACCCACTCCGCCCTAAAGACATGGGAGTCCCCTATGTGGAAGGAGATAATAGCCCCGGTCCTCACGACGGAGGAGATGCGATTGGCCTACAACTAA
- a CDS encoding LexA family protein, translated as MTRGERLRRARKEQGLTQTELARLSGIKQNTLSQAENDIIGLSIENWERLSSVLGCHVGYLVAGEAHTQETKGSSKSLSFSRWVDVPILDNSSVACAGNGVGGMAEVYADACESIMLPGELLGTVSVNADRRPFIVTVEGDSMEEAGIMDGCQVVVNPEEEVYDGDPALVSFGRNGDWAVKWVYWQRGGGVEIRSSSLRYPPRVFSDGDIQEGLFQLIGKVVRTLGKPRRGA; from the coding sequence ATGACCAGAGGAGAGAGGCTCAGAAGGGCCAGAAAAGAGCAGGGATTAACTCAGACCGAGCTCGCCAGGCTCTCGGGGATAAAGCAAAACACCTTGAGCCAGGCGGAAAACGATATCATCGGGCTATCAATAGAGAACTGGGAAAGGTTATCGTCGGTGTTGGGCTGCCATGTGGGCTATCTGGTAGCAGGGGAAGCCCATACTCAGGAGACAAAAGGCTCCTCCAAGAGCCTGTCCTTCTCCCGTTGGGTTGACGTCCCTATTTTGGACAACTCGTCGGTGGCCTGTGCGGGAAACGGCGTTGGAGGGATGGCGGAGGTCTACGCCGATGCCTGTGAGTCCATCATGCTGCCCGGTGAGCTGTTGGGGACCGTCTCGGTCAACGCCGACAGAAGACCTTTTATAGTCACCGTGGAGGGAGACAGCATGGAGGAGGCGGGCATAATGGACGGCTGCCAGGTGGTGGTAAATCCCGAGGAGGAGGTCTACGACGGCGATCCGGCCCTGGTGAGCTTCGGCCGCAACGGAGACTGGGCGGTCAAATGGGTCTACTGGCAAAGAGGCGGCGGGGTGGAGATTCGCTCCTCTTCCTTGAGGTATCCTCCCCGGGTCTTCTCCGACGGCGACATCCAGGAAGGGCTTTTTCAGCTCATAGGAAAGGTAGTCAGGACATTGGGAAAACCTCGAAGAGGGGCTTAG